In Streptomyces sp. TS71-3, the following proteins share a genomic window:
- a CDS encoding dipeptidase, with product MSPNTITDAVAALMSRAREELTELVAFKSVADFAQFPRSESEGAASWIVGALRAEGFQDVAVLDTPDGTQSVYGYLPGPANAPTVLLYAHYDVQPPLDEAGWTTPPFELTERDGRWYGRGAADCKGGLVMHLLALRALKAAGEVPVNVKVIVEGSEEQGTGGLERYAEQHPELLRADTIVIGDAGNFRLGLPTVTTSLRGMALVRVQVDTLEGNLHSGQFGGAAPDALAALIRILDSLRAEDGSTAVDGLDGGGSWEGLQYPEDDFRRDASVREGVELTGSGTVSDRIWARPSVTVLGIDCPPVVGATPSVQAGARALVSLRVPPGTDASEAARLLTAHCEAHAPWGARVRCEKTGQGQAFRAGTDSPAYAAMARAMSEAYAGQEMQFAGHGGSIPLCNTLAGLYPEAEILLIGLSEPEARIHAVDESVSPDELRRLAIAEALFLRNYAV from the coding sequence ATGTCACCGAACACGATCACCGATGCCGTCGCCGCCCTGATGTCCCGGGCCAGGGAGGAGCTCACGGAACTGGTGGCCTTCAAGTCGGTGGCGGACTTCGCGCAGTTCCCGAGGAGCGAGAGCGAGGGGGCGGCCTCCTGGATCGTCGGCGCGCTGCGCGCCGAGGGCTTCCAGGACGTCGCCGTGCTGGACACCCCGGACGGCACGCAGTCGGTCTACGGGTACCTGCCGGGTCCCGCGAACGCCCCGACGGTGCTGCTGTACGCGCACTACGACGTGCAGCCCCCGCTCGACGAGGCAGGCTGGACCACTCCCCCGTTCGAGCTGACCGAGCGGGACGGACGCTGGTACGGACGGGGCGCGGCGGACTGCAAGGGCGGCCTGGTGATGCACCTGCTGGCGCTGCGCGCCCTGAAGGCCGCGGGTGAGGTCCCGGTGAACGTCAAGGTGATCGTCGAGGGCTCGGAGGAGCAGGGCACGGGCGGTCTCGAACGGTATGCGGAACAGCACCCGGAGCTGTTGAGGGCCGACACGATCGTGATCGGCGACGCGGGCAACTTCCGCCTCGGCCTGCCGACGGTGACGACCTCGCTGCGCGGTATGGCGCTGGTGCGGGTGCAGGTGGACACGCTGGAGGGGAACCTGCACTCCGGGCAGTTCGGGGGTGCGGCGCCCGACGCGCTGGCCGCGCTGATCCGCATCCTGGACTCGCTGCGCGCCGAGGACGGTTCCACGGCGGTGGACGGCCTGGACGGCGGCGGCTCCTGGGAGGGCCTGCAGTACCCGGAGGACGACTTCCGCCGGGACGCGAGCGTGCGCGAGGGGGTGGAGCTGACCGGTTCGGGTACGGTCAGCGACCGCATCTGGGCGCGGCCGTCCGTGACGGTGCTCGGCATCGACTGCCCGCCCGTCGTGGGCGCCACCCCGTCCGTGCAGGCGGGTGCCCGGGCGCTGGTCAGCCTGCGGGTGCCGCCGGGTACGGACGCGTCGGAGGCGGCCAGGCTGCTGACGGCGCACTGCGAGGCGCACGCTCCGTGGGGTGCGCGGGTGCGCTGCGAGAAGACCGGCCAGGGGCAGGCGTTCCGGGCCGGCACGGACAGCCCGGCCTACGCGGCGATGGCCCGCGCGATGAGCGAGGCGTACGCGGGCCAGGAGATGCAGTTCGCGGGCCACGGCGGATCGATTCCGCTCTGCAACACCCTCGCCGGGCTCTACCCGGAGGCGGAGATCCTGCTGATCGGCCTGAGCGAGCCCGAGGCGCGGATCCACGCCGTGGACGAGAGCGTCTCGCCGGACGAGTTGCGGCGGCTGGCGATCGCCGAGGCGTTGTTCCTTCGGAACTACGCGGTCTGA
- a CDS encoding pectate lyase → MKKPLSRRTFNQLAAAPLLAVPGVALSAPPAQASPSLNRSIRAAMRRAAVHMDRVVSYRGAYVWNYLPDLSVTWGEMEARRTMCWVQPPGTPSMGHSMLDAYHATGDEAFYRAAERTGLALVEAQLPVGGWNYIHDFAGEASLRDWYATIGANGWRLEEFQHYYGNATFDDAGTSAAAQLLLRLYAERRDPRFRRPLDKAIGFVLAAQFQGGTADGGWPQRFPAYSGSVSRMPWPDRRPPWLPKDAQHGMEDGDYTHHVTFNDDVLGENIKFLLMCVSALGRRDLVAPVRRAMECLRRMQQPAPQAGWGLQHLSRAQGGRPAGAPAGARSYEPRALTSHTTGTNVQQLFQYFQLTGDRTFLDRVPEALDWLDTCRLTAQQIAENPLLQGDTHPTFVEIGTNRAKFTHRFGSNIRNGAYYYDHDHHDTLSHYSSGRSVDVDGMRATHARLAAMSDAEVAALRARSPLTPGVTAPLPRYYSVRDIRLTDLLRDSPLDLPEVTGQQAADLVDGLGTRDYWLTPLEAVTNPYQGPGSTEPYDGKAYMSRNVGDLRDTSPYDPEKPPQEPPYEPHDRPMGISTAAYASNMAKLIAYLERRGA, encoded by the coding sequence ATGAAGAAGCCCTTGAGCCGCCGCACGTTCAACCAGCTGGCCGCCGCCCCGCTGCTCGCCGTGCCGGGGGTGGCCCTGTCGGCCCCTCCCGCTCAGGCGTCTCCGTCGTTGAATCGTTCCATCCGGGCCGCCATGCGCCGCGCCGCCGTTCACATGGACCGGGTCGTCTCCTACCGGGGCGCCTACGTCTGGAACTACCTGCCCGACCTGTCGGTCACCTGGGGCGAGATGGAGGCCCGGCGCACCATGTGCTGGGTGCAGCCGCCCGGCACCCCCTCCATGGGCCACAGCATGCTCGACGCGTACCACGCAACGGGCGACGAGGCCTTCTACCGCGCGGCCGAGCGCACCGGACTCGCCCTGGTGGAGGCCCAGCTCCCCGTCGGCGGCTGGAACTACATCCACGACTTCGCCGGTGAGGCGTCCCTGCGCGACTGGTACGCCACCATCGGCGCGAACGGCTGGCGGCTGGAGGAGTTCCAGCACTACTACGGCAACGCCACGTTCGACGACGCGGGCACGTCCGCCGCCGCGCAACTGCTCCTGCGGCTCTACGCCGAGCGCCGCGACCCGCGCTTCAGGCGGCCCCTCGACAAGGCGATCGGCTTCGTCCTGGCCGCGCAGTTCCAGGGCGGGACGGCGGACGGCGGCTGGCCGCAGCGCTTCCCCGCGTACTCCGGCTCGGTGAGCCGGATGCCGTGGCCGGACAGGCGCCCGCCGTGGCTGCCGAAGGACGCGCAGCACGGCATGGAGGACGGGGACTACACCCACCACGTCACGTTCAACGACGACGTGCTGGGCGAGAACATCAAGTTCCTCCTCATGTGCGTGTCCGCGCTGGGCCGGCGTGACCTGGTCGCTCCGGTGCGGCGCGCGATGGAGTGCCTGCGCCGTATGCAGCAGCCCGCGCCCCAGGCCGGCTGGGGGTTGCAGCACCTGTCCCGTGCGCAGGGCGGCAGGCCCGCCGGGGCGCCCGCGGGGGCCAGGTCGTACGAGCCGAGGGCGCTGACCTCGCACACCACGGGGACCAACGTCCAGCAGCTCTTCCAGTACTTCCAGCTGACCGGGGACCGCACCTTCCTGGACCGGGTGCCCGAGGCGCTGGACTGGCTGGACACCTGCCGGCTGACGGCGCAGCAGATCGCCGAGAACCCGCTCCTCCAAGGCGACACCCACCCCACGTTCGTGGAGATCGGCACCAACCGGGCCAAGTTCACCCACCGCTTCGGCTCCAACATCCGCAACGGCGCCTACTACTACGACCACGACCACCACGACACGCTCAGCCACTACTCGTCAGGGCGTTCCGTCGACGTCGACGGCATGCGCGCCACTCATGCGCGGCTCGCGGCGATGAGCGACGCCGAGGTGGCGGCGCTGAGGGCGCGCTCGCCGCTGACGCCGGGCGTGACCGCTCCGCTGCCCCGCTACTACTCGGTGCGCGACATCCGGCTCACCGATCTCCTGCGGGACTCGCCCCTCGACCTGCCCGAGGTGACCGGCCAGCAGGCCGCTGACCTGGTCGACGGGCTCGGCACGCGTGACTACTGGCTCACCCCGCTCGAAGCGGTGACCAACCCGTATCAGGGCCCCGGTTCGACCGAGCCGTACGACGGCAAGGCGTATATGAGCAGGAACGTCGGCGACCTCCGCGACACCTCTCCCTACGACCCCGAGAAGCCGCCGCAGGAGCCGCCCTACGAGCCGCACGACCGGCCGATGGGGATCAGCACGGCGGCGTACGCGTCGAACATGGCGAAGCTGATCGCGTACCTGGAGCGGCGCGGGGCGTGA
- a CDS encoding nitroreductase family deazaflavin-dependent oxidoreductase: MTSTQRYIQPKRIDKAVGGFVSWLARHGVSLVGAAELSVRGRKSGEWRRLPVNPLPYEGGPYLVSARGDSEWVRNMRAAGGGRLQVGSRTQEFTAVELPDAEKPVVLRAYLAKWGWQVSRYFDEVTADSTDAELLAAAPRHPVFRITVID; this comes from the coding sequence ATGACCAGCACGCAGCGTTATATTCAGCCCAAGCGCATCGACAAGGCGGTCGGCGGGTTCGTCAGCTGGCTGGCGCGGCACGGGGTGAGCCTGGTCGGCGCGGCCGAGCTCTCGGTGCGCGGCCGCAAGAGCGGCGAGTGGCGCCGGCTGCCGGTCAACCCGTTGCCGTACGAGGGTGGGCCGTACCTTGTCTCGGCCCGGGGCGACTCCGAGTGGGTCCGGAACATGCGGGCGGCCGGCGGTGGCCGCCTCCAGGTGGGAAGCAGGACGCAGGAGTTCACGGCGGTCGAGCTGCCGGACGCCGAGAAGCCCGTGGTCCTTCGGGCGTACCTCGCCAAGTGGGGATGGCAGGTGAGCCGCTACTTCGACGAGGTCACCGCGGACTCCACGGATGCCGAGCTGCTGGCGGCCGCGCCCCGCCACCCGGTGTTCCGCATCACGGTGATCGACTGA
- a CDS encoding NUDIX domain-containing protein: MIVWINGAFGAGKTSTARELIDLLPNSTLFDPEIIGSGLSCLLPPKHLAEVSDFQDLPIWRRLVVDTAAALFAEVGGVLVVPMTLLRQEYRDEIFGGLAARRIPVRHIALTPAETILRARIAGREVPADLPRGELRVRQWAYDHIEPYRTALATWLAADAHLLDTGALTAHETAVRIAEAVRTGAAPVCDIVQSPEPTAETLASGVLLFDDQDRVLLVDPTYKAGWEFPGGVVEPGEAPARAGMREVAEETGIRLHDVPRLLVVDWESPTPPGFGGLRMLFDGGRLNSGAARNVLLPGPELRDWRFVTEQEAADLLPPVRYERLRWALYARERGAAVYLEAGVPV, encoded by the coding sequence GTGATCGTCTGGATCAACGGTGCGTTCGGTGCGGGGAAGACCTCCACCGCACGGGAACTGATCGACCTGCTCCCGAACAGCACGCTCTTCGACCCCGAGATCATCGGCAGCGGCCTGTCCTGCCTGCTGCCGCCCAAGCACCTCGCCGAGGTGAGCGACTTCCAGGACCTGCCCATCTGGCGGCGGCTCGTGGTGGACACCGCCGCCGCACTGTTCGCCGAGGTGGGCGGGGTCCTGGTGGTCCCGATGACCCTGCTCCGCCAGGAGTACCGGGACGAGATCTTCGGTGGCCTCGCCGCCCGCAGGATCCCGGTGCGCCACATCGCGCTCACTCCGGCCGAAACGATACTGCGGGCCCGTATCGCGGGCCGTGAGGTGCCCGCCGACCTGCCCCGCGGCGAGCTGCGGGTACGCCAGTGGGCCTACGACCACATCGAGCCCTACCGCACCGCCCTCGCGACCTGGCTCGCCGCCGACGCACACCTCCTGGACACCGGCGCCCTGACCGCCCATGAGACCGCGGTCCGCATAGCCGAGGCGGTGCGCACCGGCGCCGCGCCGGTGTGCGACATAGTGCAGTCCCCGGAGCCCACCGCGGAGACCCTCGCCTCGGGGGTGCTGCTCTTCGACGACCAGGACCGGGTGCTGCTGGTCGACCCCACGTACAAGGCGGGCTGGGAGTTCCCCGGCGGGGTCGTGGAACCCGGCGAGGCTCCGGCGCGCGCGGGGATGCGCGAGGTCGCAGAGGAGACCGGAATAAGGCTCCACGACGTGCCCCGCCTTCTGGTGGTCGACTGGGAGTCGCCCACACCCCCCGGCTTCGGGGGCCTGCGGATGCTCTTCGACGGCGGCCGGCTGAACAGCGGTGCCGCCCGGAACGTGCTGCTGCCCGGGCCCGAGCTGCGCGACTGGCGCTTCGTCACCGAGCAGGAGGCCGCGGATCTGCTGCCGCCCGTCCGCTACGAGCGGCTCCGCTGGGCCCTGTACGCGCGGGAGCGGGGCGCCGCGGTCTATCTGGAGGCGGGCGTGCCGGTCTGA
- a CDS encoding geranylgeranyl reductase family protein has protein sequence MSSDNSSDDALQVWDVVVVGAGPAGASAAYAAAVTGRRVLLLEKAELPRYKTCGGGIIGPSRDSLPPGFELPLQDRVRAVTFSMNGRYTRTRRSSQMLFGLVNRPDFDQQLVMHAQKAGAELRTGVTVSRVEQHGPSVPDRRTVAVVLQGGETLLARAVVGADGSASRIGAHVGVKVDQVDLGLEAEIPVPETVAEDWAGRVLIDWGPMPGSYGWVFPKGDTLTVGVISARGEGAATKRYLEDFIGRLGLAGFEPNISSGHLTRCRSDDSPLSRGRVLVCGDAAGLLEPWTREGISYALRSGRLAGEWAVRIAEAPDAVDARRQALNYTFAIKAGLGVEMSVGKRILAVFERRPGMFHAAITGFRPAWNAFTRITRGSASLADIVRTHPVAGRALNALDR, from the coding sequence GTGAGCAGCGACAATTCTTCGGACGACGCTCTGCAGGTGTGGGACGTCGTCGTGGTGGGAGCGGGACCCGCGGGAGCCAGTGCCGCGTATGCGGCAGCCGTCACCGGACGCCGCGTGCTTCTACTGGAGAAGGCTGAGCTGCCCCGGTACAAAACCTGCGGCGGTGGCATCATCGGGCCGTCCCGGGACTCCCTGCCGCCCGGGTTCGAGCTGCCGCTCCAGGACCGGGTGCGCGCGGTCACGTTCTCGATGAACGGCAGGTACACCCGTACCCGGCGGTCCTCGCAGATGCTCTTCGGCCTGGTCAACCGCCCCGATTTCGATCAGCAGCTGGTGATGCACGCGCAGAAGGCCGGCGCCGAACTGCGCACCGGCGTCACCGTCTCGCGGGTGGAGCAGCACGGCCCCTCCGTGCCCGACCGGCGCACCGTCGCCGTCGTGCTCCAGGGCGGCGAGACGCTGCTCGCACGAGCGGTGGTCGGCGCCGACGGCAGCGCGAGCCGCATAGGAGCCCATGTCGGCGTGAAGGTCGACCAGGTCGATCTGGGCCTGGAGGCGGAAATCCCGGTTCCGGAGACCGTCGCCGAGGACTGGGCGGGCCGGGTGCTGATCGACTGGGGGCCGATGCCGGGCAGCTACGGCTGGGTGTTCCCGAAGGGCGACACGCTGACCGTCGGCGTGATCTCCGCGCGCGGCGAGGGCGCGGCCACCAAGCGGTACCTGGAGGACTTCATCGGCCGGCTGGGGCTCGCGGGCTTCGAGCCGAACATCTCCTCCGGGCACCTCACGCGCTGCCGCAGCGACGACTCGCCGCTGTCCCGCGGCCGGGTCCTCGTGTGCGGCGACGCGGCGGGGCTGCTGGAGCCCTGGACGCGCGAGGGCATCTCCTACGCACTGCGCTCCGGGCGGCTGGCGGGGGAGTGGGCGGTGCGCATCGCCGAGGCCCCGGACGCCGTCGACGCGCGCCGCCAGGCCCTGAACTACACGTTCGCGATCAAGGCCGGCCTCGGCGTCGAGATGAGCGTCGGCAAGCGGATCCTCGCCGTCTTCGAACGCCGTCCCGGCATGTTCCACGCCGCGATCACCGGTTTCAGGCCCGCCTGGAACGCGTTCACCCGCATAACGCGTGGATCGGCCTCCCTGGCGGACATCGTGCGGACGCATCCGGTCGCGGGGCGGGCGCTGAACGCCCTGGACCGCTAG
- a CDS encoding SDR family oxidoreductase: MNAFFANKVVLVTGASRGIGRDVALAFAREGARLVLAARSADRLAQVEGEVRDLGSEALSVPTDVTSPDAVTALVDAATKRFGRIDVLVNNAGIGRVGLIESAGFEDNVRQTLRASLFGMISVTQGVLPVLRRQGSGAIVNMSSVMGRKAFSRFGSYAIVMHAVSAFSDSLRQEVADSGIRVSVIHPAITATDLLREADETEMPPPFRHMTPLTSQGVARAVVAAVRHGRRRVVLPRTANMLLLGEALSPRIGDLIASALAQRPIARLLRMSRGKNYHETILSNPS; encoded by the coding sequence ATGAACGCCTTCTTTGCGAACAAAGTAGTACTGGTCACCGGCGCGTCACGAGGAATCGGCAGGGACGTCGCGCTGGCCTTTGCCCGGGAGGGAGCACGGCTGGTTCTTGCGGCCCGCTCGGCCGACCGGCTCGCTCAGGTGGAGGGCGAGGTACGCGATCTGGGTTCGGAAGCGCTGTCGGTACCGACTGACGTGACCTCCCCCGATGCCGTGACGGCCCTGGTGGACGCTGCGACGAAGCGATTCGGGCGAATCGACGTACTGGTGAACAACGCTGGAATCGGGAGGGTTGGCCTTATCGAATCGGCGGGGTTTGAGGACAACGTCCGGCAAACCCTTCGGGCGAGCCTTTTCGGGATGATCAGCGTGACCCAAGGCGTGCTCCCGGTTCTTCGGCGGCAGGGGTCGGGCGCGATCGTCAACATGTCGTCCGTGATGGGGCGCAAGGCGTTCTCTCGATTCGGCTCGTACGCGATCGTGATGCATGCGGTCTCCGCCTTCTCGGACAGCCTTCGCCAGGAGGTGGCCGACAGCGGTATCCGGGTCTCGGTGATCCATCCGGCGATCACCGCCACCGACCTGTTGAGGGAGGCCGACGAAACCGAGATGCCTCCGCCGTTCCGGCACATGACCCCGCTGACGTCGCAAGGTGTTGCCCGAGCTGTGGTGGCCGCCGTCCGGCATGGGAGGCGGCGTGTGGTGCTCCCGCGAACTGCGAACATGCTGCTGCTCGGCGAGGCTCTGTCGCCTCGCATCGGCGACTTGATCGCCTCGGCTCTCGCGCAGCGGCCCATCGCCCGCTTGCTCCGCATGAGCCGCGGGAAGAACTACCACGAAACGATCTTGAGTAACCCGAGCTGA
- a CDS encoding MarR family winged helix-turn-helix transcriptional regulator: MDTSSVDEIARDCLAVRIRLIGRALTSLYDGALDGHGLTIAQVNLMAALGKAGPCPPSRLGDVLQLERSTVSRNLNLLLNRGWVEALSSDAKGIREVALTLAGRAKIESVMPEWQAAQRQARELLGTTGVGEIQRIASSMGYAPGA, translated from the coding sequence GTGGATACTTCTTCCGTTGACGAGATCGCGCGCGACTGCCTGGCGGTGCGCATACGGCTGATCGGCCGGGCTCTGACGAGCCTCTATGACGGCGCCCTCGACGGTCATGGTTTGACCATTGCCCAGGTCAACCTCATGGCCGCGCTGGGCAAGGCTGGTCCGTGCCCGCCGTCGAGGCTTGGCGACGTGCTGCAGCTGGAGAGGTCGACGGTCAGCCGGAATCTGAATCTGCTGCTGAACCGCGGCTGGGTCGAGGCCTTGTCGTCTGACGCGAAAGGGATACGGGAGGTTGCGCTCACCCTTGCCGGCCGAGCCAAGATCGAGTCTGTGATGCCTGAATGGCAAGCGGCTCAGCGGCAGGCCAGGGAACTTCTCGGTACGACGGGGGTCGGCGAGATTCAGAGGATCGCGAGCAGTATGGGGTATGCGCCGGGCGCCTGA
- a CDS encoding MBL fold metallo-hydrolase: protein MQVIEVRPRLHLLRFAVGQAYLWRDGDDDLTLIDAGAFGAGPLIAGALAGLGRHPRDVRRVVLTHFHEDHAGGAGEFAEISGATVLAHRLDAPFVRGTARGPRPVFEEWEVPLHAEAVRRLPPMPVRPVYPAEVRELADGDVLGFGGGALVVGVPGHTDGSVALLLPEHGVLFTGDAVAASPSTGEVIRGVFNLDGDRATGSLRGLAALDCEVACFGHGDPVTEQAGRELVRAAGRYGD, encoded by the coding sequence GTGCAGGTCATCGAGGTGCGTCCGCGTCTGCATCTGCTGCGCTTCGCCGTGGGGCAGGCCTACCTGTGGCGGGACGGGGACGACGACCTCACGCTGATCGACGCGGGGGCGTTCGGCGCCGGGCCGCTGATCGCGGGTGCGCTGGCAGGGCTCGGGCGGCATCCACGCGACGTACGCCGGGTGGTGCTGACGCACTTCCACGAGGACCACGCGGGCGGGGCCGGGGAGTTCGCGGAGATCAGCGGTGCCACGGTGCTGGCGCACCGCCTCGACGCACCCTTCGTGCGTGGCACGGCACGGGGACCGCGGCCCGTGTTCGAGGAGTGGGAGGTGCCCCTCCACGCGGAGGCGGTACGGCGGCTTCCACCGATGCCGGTACGGCCGGTGTACCCCGCGGAGGTCCGCGAACTGGCGGACGGCGACGTGCTCGGCTTCGGCGGGGGCGCCCTGGTCGTCGGTGTGCCGGGGCACACCGACGGCAGCGTCGCGCTGCTGCTCCCGGAGCACGGGGTCCTCTTCACCGGCGACGCGGTGGCGGCCTCGCCCAGCACCGGGGAGGTGATCCGCGGGGTGTTCAACCTGGACGGCGACCGCGCCACGGGCTCCCTACGGGGGCTCGCCGCGCTCGACTGCGAGGTGGCCTGCTTCGGGCACGGCGATCCCGTCACGGAACAGGCCGGTCGCGAACTCGTGCGCGCCGCCGGGCGGTACGGCGACTGA
- a CDS encoding holin, which translates to MAAPVEKKVTAATAASLVVGVVVAVLNAVVADASLLGSLPEWLQSVIIALVPPILTFLGGWQAKHTPRETGG; encoded by the coding sequence ATGGCCGCACCCGTCGAGAAGAAGGTCACGGCCGCTACGGCCGCCTCCCTGGTGGTCGGCGTCGTCGTCGCCGTCCTGAACGCCGTCGTCGCCGACGCGAGCCTGCTCGGCTCGCTGCCCGAGTGGCTCCAGTCGGTGATCATCGCCCTGGTGCCGCCGATACTGACGTTCCTCGGCGGCTGGCAGGCCAAGCACACCCCGCGCGAGACCGGCGGCTGA